The sequence below is a genomic window from Streptomyces sp. NBC_00289.
GTGGACCTCGATGTGGCGGCCGGGTGGATCGTCATGGTCTTGCACCTTGACCGGGCGGCTTCCCAACACGGCGGTGAGGCGGGCGACGCCCGGAACAGCCGACGCGACGTCCGCCAGCTTACTGACGGGCCCCCACATGGGTCCTGTTCCGGTCTCAGGGGGCGAGCTTCGCGCGGCTGGGGCTGTGGCTGCCGCTTCCGGCGCGGGCTCCATGGCCCTCGTTGAGGTTCCTGACCTGACGACCGTCTCCGGGCCCACCTGGAGATCCGTGACGCGCAGGTCGGCTGTAACTGTGGCCAGGCCGAGCCGTTCAGCGGCCGCGTTGAGCAGCGCACTCCTCAACTGGGCGGCGGTTTCTGGCAGTGGCCGGCCGAGGGATGCCGCGAAGGCGGCTTCGATCCTGAGCGGGCCGGGCGGTAGCGCGCTGGCTGGCGGACGCACGGCCGGTTCGGACACGGGCTCGAGCGGTGCCGGCCCGATGCGCAGGGACTCAAGCCAAACACCGGGAATCGCGGCGGCCGCGCGCCCGAGGACCCGGACGGCCGCTTGCTCGGTGATCCATGTCCCGTCGCCCGGCCGGCCGAGCGGGAGCAGCCGACCGAGGTCGAGCTGATGCCGTACTGCCTGCGTCCATGCCTCGGTTTTCACCCCTCTCACCCTCTTGCTCCCATGGCTGCGGTTCTCTTCCTGCCCACACTGCGCTCGGAGTGTCCGCGAGAGCCCCAGGCAGGACGTTCGGGCCACTCATGGGACCGCTCCACCTCACGCCACATATTAGGCCAAAAAATACTAAAACGACTACAATATCAACGGTGAGTGGTATGTGAGCTTCTCAAGGGAGGAATGTCCCGATGACTGAGAACACCGGCGTAAAGAACACCGGCGTCAAGCTCGGCGGTGCGCCCGGTTCTCGCGGCCGGACGACCGTCGCCGATGTGGTGGTGGAGAAGATCGCCGGAATGGCGGCACGGGACGTGCTCGGCGTCTATGCCCTGGGCGGTGGACTGGCCCGCTCGATGGGAGCCATGCGGGAGCGGCTGCCCGGCGCGGGCAGTGGCAAATCCGCCACGCGCGGGGTCAGTGTCGAGGTCGGAGAGCTGCAGGCGGCCATCGACCTGGAGATCGTCGTCGACTACGGCGTCTCGATCACGGACGTGGCCGCCGAGGTGCGGGAGAACGTGATCTCCGCGGTGGAGCGGATGGCGGGTCGGGAAGTGGTGGAAGTCAACATCACGGTCAGCGACGTGAAGCTGCCGGCCGACGAGGAGGACGAAGGGGAAGAGCGGCAGCGGATTCAGTAGCCGGGGCGCGCGCGGAGCAGCCGGCTTGAGTGAAGGAGCGCGTGATGAGCAGGGCCGTGGTGGGCTTGATGGCCGGAATGGCGCTGGGTTTCGCGGCGTACTTCGGTAACTTCTGGGCTTTCCTGCTGGTGCTGGGGCTGGGTGTCGTCGGTCTTGTGGTCGGGCGGTTCACGGAAGGCGATCTCGAACCGGGCGACTTCGTCCGCCGCCGGGACCGCCAGGAGCGGATCCGCGACGACCGGCGACGGACCCGCGGGGACTGGCGGCAGTGACCGGTGAAGCAGATCGGCGTCCGGCCGTTCCCCGCGAGGAGCGCGGTGCGATCACCGTCGCCGACCGGGTCGTTGCGAAGATCGCCGCCCATGTGACGCGCGAGGCACTGAGCGGGTTCACCCGCCGCGTACCGCCGGGCCGCCGGACGCCACGTGTGAACTCATCTGTGCGGCGATCCCCGGGGCGGAATACCGCAGGACGAGACGCCGAGTCCGCCGCGCAACGGCAGGCGGCGCTCGGGGAGGCGCGGCTGCGCATCGTCGTCGAGCTCGGCTATCCGTCCGATATCGGGGCGCAGTGCGCCGCGGTGCGCCGGGAGGTCACCGAACGGCTCAGGACATGGGTCGGCATGGACGTGTCTGACCTCGTGGTGTCGGTCGAGAGGCTGCACTCAGTGCATGGGCGGCACACGGACCAGGAGAGGGTGAGATGAGCGCGCACACCTGGCGGCAGTCGACCGGTGACAGCGACCTTCCCGCCGATCCCGGACAGGCGGCTCCGTCCGCCGAGGACACCCCGGGCACGGGCGCGACGGCGACGACCGACGCATCAGGCCGGTTGGCGCGCCGCTTCTGGTCGGCGCGGCGGATTCCCGCGGCCATGGTGGCCCTGCTGTCCGCCGCGGCCGTCGGACTGCTCCTGTACGACGTGGTCGCGGTGCGGGCAGGCCGGTCCGCGATGAGCTGGCGGCGGCAGCTCGCCGAGGAACTGGCCACACGGCCACTGGACGACATCTGGGTGATGGTCGGGGCCGCGGTGGCGATGGCCCTCGGCCTGTGGCTCTTCCTGCTGGCGGTGACGCCGGGTCTGCGCAGGCTGCTGCCCATGCGGCAGCCCACCGTCGTCCCCGGTACAGAGGATGTCCGAGCTGGGCTCGACCGCCGCGCGGCCGCTCTGGTGCTGCGTGACTGGGCGGTGCGGGTGCCCGGTGTCCGGTCGGCCCAGATCGCTGTCGGCCGCCGGAAGGTCAAAGTCCTGGCACAGGCCCATTTCCGCGGGCTCGAGGAGGTCCACGAGGATCTGGCCGCCACGCTGGGGGAAGCCGTGAAGTCCTTGGGTCTCGCCCGGCAACCCACACTGACCGTGCGCGTCCGGCGCCCGAAGAAGGGCTGAGGTGATTCTGATGCGCAGGACAGTGAACCGGGTGCTGCTGGGGCTTCTCGGCCTCGGACTGTTCGCCCTGGGCAGCGGCGTGCTGGTGGGAGGGCTGGATCTCCAGCGCCGTTGGGGTTTCGGCATGCCGGGCTGGTGGCCCTTCGTCGGGCCGGACGATGTGCTGTTGGGTGCCGAGGGACGTACCCGGTGGCGGGACGAGGGCTGGTGGTGGCCGACAGTGATCGCGGTGCTCGCCGTGCTGCTGGTCCTGCTGTTGTGGTGGCTCCTCGCGCAGCGCGGACATCGCCTGGACAGGGTCCTCGTCCACAGCGAGGACGGCGCGGCGGCGCGGCTCGACGGACGCACGCTGGAGGACGCCATCGAGGAAGAGGCGCGAGCCCTGAACGGGGTTTCGCGGGCTCAGGTCCGGCTGTCGGGCCGACGTACGGCTCCCACCGCACGCGTGCGGCTGTTGCTGGAGCCTTACGCGGAGCCGGCGCGAACGCTGGGACAGCTGAGCCGCGAAACACTCGCAAACGCACGAGACTCGGCCGGCCTGGACCGCCTCCCGTCGAAGGTCCGACTCAGGGAGGCCCGCCACCGCGCCCGGCGCACCGCATGAGGTCCCGCGCGATTCCTTCCCGGGAGGCATCCCGTCGTGGTCCTTTTCCTGACCCTGCTCATCGCTGGAACCGCTCTGATCGCCATCGGCGCGGCCGTCGACGGCACGCTCTACCTGATGTCCGTCGGCGTACTACTCCTCATCGCCGATCTGGTCTACCTGGCGGCCCGCTCCATCTGGTGCTCCACCCGGCGCCCGGCCCGCTGAAACCCGCACGTATTTTCCGCTGTAGCGGTTGCTCCCATCCTGTCTGCCGTCGGCCCACTTCTGGCAGGAATCGGCCGACCCAGTCCGCCTCCTGTGGACAAGGGTCCGTGAACGCCGAAGACCCCCGACCGGGATAGGTCAAGGGTCTTCGAACCGGTGGGGCCAACACGATTTGAACCTGTGGCCTCATCCTTATCAGGTCGATCACCGGGGACCATCGACGTCGACCCACCGGTCCTACGCCTCGGCCGATCGTCCACGGAGGTCCGGCGTCGACCGCTGCTGTTCGCGCTTGTTGGTGTCAACCGCTGGTGTCAGCCGCCGCACGCGGTCTTGACAAGCGGCTTTTCTCGGAGACGGCCCCGGCGCTACCGCTTCTGGGCTCGGTACTGCTTGAGCAGAGCCGTGATCTTTTCGCTGTCGGCCGCGCCGTTCAGCTCAACCAGTAGAAGATCGGGACACAGCTCGTAGAGATCGCCCCACCATCGGCGCCCTCGGTTGTCCCAGATCCGGTGACCGTCCGGCACGCCTCTGGCTACGTACCGACGCTTACTCATGGCTGCTCCCTAGAAGGCTCATGAAGATCTTGGGTTCTGGCCCTGCCGCGTCAGCGGCAGGGCCAGACTTGTCGGCGTACTCTCGCTTCGGGCCGGGCCGGTACGTTTGAACGTCCCCAGGTGTTAGGCCACTTCGTTCTCCCGCTCGATGGCCTGGAGGCGGTTCTTGAGCCGGTAGCTCGGGCCGTTGATCGCGATCACTTCGCAGTGGTGGAGGAGCCGGTCGAGGATCGCGGTGGCGAGGACCTCGTCGCCGAACACCTGTCCCCATTCGCTGAAGGTCTTGTTGGAGGTCAGGATGATGGAGCCCTTCTCGTAACGCTTGGAGATGACCTGAAAGACCAGGTTCGCCTCGGCCCGTTCGAGGGGCTGGTAGCCCACCTCATCGATCACAAGGACGCTCGGCCGCAGGTAGGTGCCGAGTTTGTTGACCAGCCGTCCGGCCGACTCGGCAGCCTTCAGATTGCGGACCATGTCGTCGAGACTGGTGAAGTAGATCGAGTAGCCGGCCCGGCAGGCCGCGACAGCGAGAGCGACAGCGATATGCGTCTTGCCCACTCCCGGTGGCCCCAGCAGCGCGGCGTTCGCCTTGCCGTCGACGAAGGAGAGGCTGGCGAGGTCTTTGACCTTGCGCGGGTCGAGCTCGGGCTGGAACGAGAAGTCGTATTCGTCCAGCGTCTTGTGGTGTGGCAGCTTGGACAGTCGCAGGCCCTGGCGGAAGCGGCGGTCGTCGCGGACGGCGAGCTCTTCGGAAAGGACCAGGTCGAGGAAGTCGAGGTAGCCCATCTTCGCCTCGTCGGCTCGGCGGGTGTACTCGTTGATGGTCTCCGCCAGGTGGGGCAGGCCGAGCTTGCCGGCCGTGGTGCGGATGCGGTTGCCGGTCAGCTCGCTCAAGACGACTCCTTCGTCGGGGAGTTGGTGGTGAAGGGCCGGGTGCCGGTCAGTTCGTCATAGACCGACAGCGGCCGCCGCCCGACCTCGATCTGGGTTGCAGCGGCCCGGTTCAACAGGGCCTGCAAGGGCCCGATGCGACCCGCCGCGGGGAACTCGCTCTGCGGTGGTGGCGGCTCGTCGCCCGTCGTAGTGCGGCGGTTCTTGCCGGTTGGCAGGCCGTCCCAGTGCTCATCCTGCTTGACAACCACGCCGCGGCCGACCGCCCGCGGATGGCTGGACAGCAACGTCTCGCCGCTGGCATCGGGGACGGTCGTGTGCAGCATGACCTGGGATTTCGTCGCTCTGATCTCCACCAGCTGACGCGGGCGGACCTTGCGGGCGGGCACCGAGTAGAGGTTCCCGCCGAACGCGACCAGACAGTCCTTGCCCACCGGCCGCAGATGCCGCTCGGCCACCAGATAGGGCGAGGACGGCAACGGCTTCAGGGCGGCGTGATCCCGGGCGGCCCGGTGTCCGATGACCTCGTGGTGGGTGGCGTGGGTGCGGGCGCGTCGCTGCGGCACCCACGCCAAGAACGCGGCATCCAACTCCTCGAGCGAGGAGAACGCCCGCCCGGCCAGCACGTGATCACGCACGATCAACACCTGGCGTTCGACCCGACCCTTCCCGGTGGGCCGGTAGGCGGCCAGCACGTCGATGTCGAAGTCGTAGTGGCCGGCGAAGCCGACCGCTTCCGGATGCAGCGGAACCGCCTCACCGGGAGCGACGTGCCGGCGCACGACGGTCTTGGTCCGGTCGTAGACGATCGACATCGGCACCCCGCCGAAGTGCGCAAATGCCCGCCGGTGGCAGTCGAAGAAGGTCTGCAGGTCCTGGCTCGTGGTGAAGCAGCAGAACGGATCGCGCGAGTACGACAGCACCATATGGAACGAGTAGACCTTCGGGATTCCCAGGTGGGCGAGGATCTTGCCTTCATCGCCCCAGTCGACCTGAGCCTGGGCCCCGGGAACCACCTCGAAGCGGCGGTGCATACCCGCCAACTCCCGCGGCTCGATCCCCAGTTCACCCGCGATCCGCGGCCGGGCCTCCTGCAGATAGAGCTTGACCCGCTGGTAGTTGATCGTCGAGCCGTACTCCTTCACCAGGCGTTCGTGCACCACAGCACCCTTGATGAGGATCTCTGCCCGCAGCATCGCGTCGATCAACGGGGCGACCTCGTCGACCGCCTTCTTCCGGGGCCGGCCGTTCGACGTCCGCCTCGGCGGCACCGACGCCGCCGTGCTCGACAGATACTTGCGGACCGTCTTGCGGTCCAGCCCAGTCTCCTTGGCCACCTCGGTCAGACTGACCGCCCCTGACTCGACCAGAGCACGGAACCGCCGCAGTTCCAGCCAGCGCTGCGGGTCCAAAACCACCGCGTCACCACCCTCCGCCACCCTTCACCGGACGAGCAGAAGAGTGCCGGGCACCACGATTCACCGCACCATCAAGCGTCCCTTTTCACTCGTACGCGACCGGGGACGATCGTGTGTACGCCGACAAGACTCGCCATGTGGCGATGGGTGAGTGGGTCGGCGAGATGGTCGGGCCGGACGTGTGGGAGACCTGCCGGGAGTTGATCCCGGCAGGGAGTGTGTTCGCGTTCCTGGCCGAGCACCGCGGCGAGCTGTTCCCGGCTGAGATGTTCGTGGACATGTACCCGTCGGCGAACGGACGGCCGAGCATGCCGCCGCAGATTCTGGCCGCCGCGATCACCTTGCAGGCCCTTAACGGGCTGTCGGACTTCGAGACGGTCCAGGAGCTGCGGTGCGACCTGCGGTGGAAGGCCGCCTGCGGGCTGGGCCTGCACGACATGGCCTTCGACCCGTCGCTGCTGGCCTACTTCCGCCGCCGGCTGGCCCGTTCCGCCCGCCCCAACCGCATCTTCGAGGCCGTGCGCGAGGTCGTGAAGGCCACCGGAGTCCTCAAGGGCAAGCACCGCCGGGCGCTGGACTCCACCGTGCTGGACGACGCGGTCGCCACCCAGGACACCGTCACCCAGCTCATCGCCGCCGTCCGCGCGGTGATCCGCGAGGTCCCCGGCGCCGACGCGGTCGTCGCTGCGCAGTGCACCGCCCACGACTACACCGACCCGGGCAAGCCCCGCATCGCCTGGAACGACGAGCAGGCCCGCGCCGAGCTGGTCGACGCGCTGGTCACCGATGCCCTGCGACTGCTGGGCCACCTGCCAGACCAGCAACTCGGCGACAAAGCCGCGAACGTGGTGGGCATCCTGGCCCTGGTCGCCGGCCAGGACGTCGAGCCCGCCGAGGACTCCGACGGCCGCGACGGACGCTGGCGCATCACCCAAGGCACCGCTCCCAGCCGGATGCTCTCCACCGTCGATCCCGAAGCCCGGCACATCCACAAGACCCGCAGCCACCAGCAGGACGGCTTCAAGGCCCACCTGGCCATCGAGCCCGAGACCGGCTTATACACCGCCGTCGCCCTGCGGCCCGGCGCCGGAGCCGAACACCACGAGGCCGCCGTCGGCCTGGACCTGCTCGCCGACGAGGACGACCCGCTGGACGTCTTCGGCGACACCGCCTACTCCGCCGCCGACGCCCGCCAGACCCTCCACGAGGCCGGCCACCGGCTGTTCCTCAAACCCGCCCCACTGCGACCCGCCATCCCCGGCGGTTTCATCCTCGACGACTTCGCCATCGACACCACAGCCGCCATCGTGACCTGCCCGGCCGGACACGCCGTGGCCCTGTCCGACCCCGGCGGGCAGCACCACCAACGCAAAGCCTCTTTCGGGGACTTATGCACCGCATGCCACCTGCGCGAGCGGTGCACCAAAGCCAAGGCCGGACGCATCCTGACCATCCGACCGCACCACGACCTCCAGACAGCCGCCCGCCACCAGGCCGCCACCGACCCTGGCTGGCAGGCCGACTACCGCCGCTGGAGACCACCGGTCGAACGCGCCGTCGCCTGGCTCGTCCACCACGGCAACCGGCGCCTGCGCTACCGCGGCACCATCAAGAACAACACCTGGCTCCACACCCGGGCCGCCGCCCTCAACCTCCGCCGACTGATCAACCTCGGACTCACCCACACCAGTGGCACCTGGCACCTCGCACCAGCCACTACATGACCGGAGGGGCTGTCCGGCCTGACGGCCGGACAGCCCCTCACCAAGATCTTCATCAGCCTTCTAGGCCGTGACAGCCGCAGGGCTTCGTCACGGACTCCCTTGTCCAGGTCGGCGGCGAGTCTCACAAACTCGTCCGTCCGGCCGTCGGCGATCATCCAACTACCGAGCCTTTCGTCGGCCTATGCTCCGCCCTTTCCGGTGGTCTCCCTCGGGACTTGCACCGGAGTGCACGGCTACTCGTCGGAGGCTTGGAGGAATCGAGCAAGATCCAATTTTCGACGGCTCTTTCTGAAATTTTCCATCGAGAGTGCAACGCTAGGCTGCGTGCTGTGAGGCACGCTGTGATTGCAGATCCGCTGGATGCGGCTGGCGTCGCTTTGCTAAAGGAACTGGACCGCATCGAACCTGCCGACCCGGTGACAGCGGAGCTTCTTTTCCAGTGGTATGTCAGATTGCAGCAATGGGTCGCAGGACAGGCGGATCTGGGAGCCTCCGAAAGGCTGTCCCGAGCTGTCCGTTTGGGGCAGGAACTTCAGGCATTTATGTACTTTGCCCTGACGGTGAATGAGTTCTTCGATACAGATCAGATCACTCGGAGAATGAAAGAGGCGAAAGAGCCAGTGTCCGGCG
It includes:
- a CDS encoding Asp23/Gls24 family envelope stress response protein codes for the protein MTENTGVKNTGVKLGGAPGSRGRTTVADVVVEKIAGMAARDVLGVYALGGGLARSMGAMRERLPGAGSGKSATRGVSVEVGELQAAIDLEIVVDYGVSITDVAAEVRENVISAVERMAGREVVEVNITVSDVKLPADEEDEGEERQRIQ
- a CDS encoding Asp23/Gls24 family envelope stress response protein, producing the protein MTGEADRRPAVPREERGAITVADRVVAKIAAHVTREALSGFTRRVPPGRRTPRVNSSVRRSPGRNTAGRDAESAAQRQAALGEARLRIVVELGYPSDIGAQCAAVRREVTERLRTWVGMDVSDLVVSVERLHSVHGRHTDQERVR
- a CDS encoding DUF6286 domain-containing protein, which codes for MSAHTWRQSTGDSDLPADPGQAAPSAEDTPGTGATATTDASGRLARRFWSARRIPAAMVALLSAAAVGLLLYDVVAVRAGRSAMSWRRQLAEELATRPLDDIWVMVGAAVAMALGLWLFLLAVTPGLRRLLPMRQPTVVPGTEDVRAGLDRRAAALVLRDWAVRVPGVRSAQIAVGRRKVKVLAQAHFRGLEEVHEDLAATLGEAVKSLGLARQPTLTVRVRRPKKG
- the amaP gene encoding alkaline shock response membrane anchor protein AmaP; the encoded protein is MRRTVNRVLLGLLGLGLFALGSGVLVGGLDLQRRWGFGMPGWWPFVGPDDVLLGAEGRTRWRDEGWWWPTVIAVLAVLLVLLLWWLLAQRGHRLDRVLVHSEDGAAARLDGRTLEDAIEEEARALNGVSRAQVRLSGRRTAPTARVRLLLEPYAEPARTLGQLSRETLANARDSAGLDRLPSKVRLREARHRARRTA
- the istB gene encoding IS21-like element helper ATPase IstB — translated: MSELTGNRIRTTAGKLGLPHLAETINEYTRRADEAKMGYLDFLDLVLSEELAVRDDRRFRQGLRLSKLPHHKTLDEYDFSFQPELDPRKVKDLASLSFVDGKANAALLGPPGVGKTHIAVALAVAACRAGYSIYFTSLDDMVRNLKAAESAGRLVNKLGTYLRPSVLVIDEVGYQPLERAEANLVFQVISKRYEKGSIILTSNKTFSEWGQVFGDEVLATAILDRLLHHCEVIAINGPSYRLKNRLQAIERENEVA
- the istA gene encoding IS21 family transposase — protein: MVLDPQRWLELRRFRALVESGAVSLTEVAKETGLDRKTVRKYLSSTAASVPPRRTSNGRPRKKAVDEVAPLIDAMLRAEILIKGAVVHERLVKEYGSTINYQRVKLYLQEARPRIAGELGIEPRELAGMHRRFEVVPGAQAQVDWGDEGKILAHLGIPKVYSFHMVLSYSRDPFCCFTTSQDLQTFFDCHRRAFAHFGGVPMSIVYDRTKTVVRRHVAPGEAVPLHPEAVGFAGHYDFDIDVLAAYRPTGKGRVERQVLIVRDHVLAGRAFSSLEELDAAFLAWVPQRRARTHATHHEVIGHRAARDHAALKPLPSSPYLVAERHLRPVGKDCLVAFGGNLYSVPARKVRPRQLVEIRATKSQVMLHTTVPDASGETLLSSHPRAVGRGVVVKQDEHWDGLPTGKNRRTTTGDEPPPPQSEFPAAGRIGPLQALLNRAAATQIEVGRRPLSVYDELTGTRPFTTNSPTKESS
- a CDS encoding IS1182 family transposase is translated as MGEWVGEMVGPDVWETCRELIPAGSVFAFLAEHRGELFPAEMFVDMYPSANGRPSMPPQILAAAITLQALNGLSDFETVQELRCDLRWKAACGLGLHDMAFDPSLLAYFRRRLARSARPNRIFEAVREVVKATGVLKGKHRRALDSTVLDDAVATQDTVTQLIAAVRAVIREVPGADAVVAAQCTAHDYTDPGKPRIAWNDEQARAELVDALVTDALRLLGHLPDQQLGDKAANVVGILALVAGQDVEPAEDSDGRDGRWRITQGTAPSRMLSTVDPEARHIHKTRSHQQDGFKAHLAIEPETGLYTAVALRPGAGAEHHEAAVGLDLLADEDDPLDVFGDTAYSAADARQTLHEAGHRLFLKPAPLRPAIPGGFILDDFAIDTTAAIVTCPAGHAVALSDPGGQHHQRKASFGDLCTACHLRERCTKAKAGRILTIRPHHDLQTAARHQAATDPGWQADYRRWRPPVERAVAWLVHHGNRRLRYRGTIKNNTWLHTRAAALNLRRLINLGLTHTSGTWHLAPATT